One genomic region from Arenicella chitinivorans encodes:
- a CDS encoding beta-N-acetylhexosaminidase: MNIRRSITNLPLAPYPAHCELAANDHRFNLELATIYANQCLSEYAEVLHAALDLPKHNVQLDAERSGKSPAIALNLNAALDSDYELIIGVDTVSLTGRDETQMFYGVQTLIQLAQSLGPYLPTLEIRDTARCKYRGLHLDVSRHFYPVDNVKRVLDLMAMHKLNHFHWHLVDDQGWRLEIDAFPDLVKTGSHRPGTVTKHTLDRDNELDNTPHRGFYTKQDIRDIVAYAKARHITVIPEIDLPGHSSALLTAYPVLACHNAPTPPRVQTHFGIFTQVLCNRESTFTFLETLFTELAVLFPGPYVHIGGDEVKKTHWDSCPDCQQVLRDRALSNSEALHGYFIQRVTKILANLNKRAICWDDVLDSDNLDQSVKIMSWLGEEKACDALTRGHDVIMTQSKLYFDFYQSLSIDEPFAIHGHAPLKEVYNYDPLEHSDTIQGVQANVWTEYIDTMPKLEYALLPRLAALAEIAWTPKSQQSWTAFRQRIPALLERYEKLGYHAADSVFVPQFNVLDRGTGYLRVALHSEFPQLPIYFTSDGTRPTEGSSAYQQPLLITEPTLLHAGCFSTDNKPASGVVPLFVFPHHAMGCKVVAKDSALNLIEIDHLNQLTNGLPQQGVRFQHAQWALFEALDSFHIDLDLRTTQTFSTISVGFDGALGRSLYFPVSVTVHGSQNEQDWKVLGQLQPSQPTGRWALSSAEHTYRFLRFSVDNRQTIYSFEDARDIIPPLYVDEITVT; encoded by the coding sequence GTGAACATTCGGCGCTCAATAACCAATCTTCCTCTCGCGCCGTACCCCGCCCATTGCGAGCTGGCGGCGAATGACCACAGATTCAATCTCGAGCTGGCAACGATCTATGCCAACCAATGCCTGAGCGAGTACGCCGAAGTCCTACACGCTGCGCTTGATTTGCCCAAGCATAACGTTCAACTTGACGCTGAACGCTCAGGGAAAAGTCCAGCTATTGCGCTCAACTTGAATGCGGCGCTCGACTCAGATTACGAATTGATAATAGGCGTGGACACGGTCAGCCTAACCGGCCGCGATGAAACACAGATGTTTTATGGCGTACAAACCTTGATTCAATTGGCTCAAAGTTTGGGGCCATACCTACCGACGCTCGAGATTCGCGATACCGCACGCTGCAAGTATCGTGGACTGCACCTCGATGTCAGTCGCCATTTTTATCCGGTTGACAACGTCAAACGTGTGCTGGATTTGATGGCCATGCATAAATTGAATCACTTTCACTGGCACTTAGTGGATGATCAAGGATGGCGACTCGAAATAGACGCGTTCCCAGACCTGGTCAAAACTGGCAGCCATCGACCCGGCACCGTTACCAAACACACACTGGATCGAGACAATGAACTCGATAATACCCCACACCGTGGTTTTTACACAAAGCAGGATATCCGAGACATCGTCGCGTATGCCAAGGCCCGCCACATTACGGTGATTCCTGAAATCGACCTGCCGGGTCACAGCTCAGCATTACTTACCGCATACCCAGTCTTGGCATGCCACAACGCACCGACGCCGCCGCGTGTGCAAACGCATTTTGGTATTTTCACGCAGGTTTTGTGCAACCGTGAATCCACTTTCACGTTCCTAGAAACTTTGTTTACCGAACTCGCCGTATTGTTTCCTGGGCCGTACGTGCATATCGGCGGCGATGAAGTCAAAAAAACGCATTGGGATAGCTGCCCAGACTGCCAGCAGGTGTTACGAGATCGTGCGCTATCGAATAGCGAAGCCTTACACGGGTACTTTATTCAACGTGTCACAAAAATTCTGGCTAACCTCAACAAGCGCGCCATCTGTTGGGACGACGTACTGGATTCTGATAACCTAGATCAGAGCGTAAAAATCATGTCTTGGCTGGGTGAAGAGAAAGCCTGCGACGCGCTCACGCGTGGTCATGATGTAATCATGACTCAGAGCAAGCTCTACTTCGATTTTTACCAGTCCTTGTCGATTGACGAACCCTTCGCGATACACGGGCATGCCCCACTTAAAGAGGTCTACAACTACGACCCCTTAGAACACTCAGACACAATCCAAGGCGTGCAAGCCAATGTCTGGACCGAGTACATCGACACCATGCCCAAACTGGAGTACGCCTTGCTGCCCAGGCTTGCGGCACTCGCTGAGATCGCATGGACACCCAAATCACAACAATCATGGACAGCGTTTAGACAACGCATTCCAGCTCTTCTGGAACGCTATGAGAAACTCGGATATCACGCCGCTGATTCCGTGTTTGTACCGCAGTTCAACGTGCTCGATCGAGGCACAGGCTATTTACGTGTGGCGCTACATTCGGAGTTTCCTCAATTGCCGATCTACTTTACGTCCGACGGCACTCGCCCTACAGAGGGCTCCTCTGCTTATCAACAACCGCTGCTGATTACCGAACCGACCCTCCTGCATGCCGGCTGCTTTTCAACTGACAACAAGCCGGCCAGCGGTGTGGTGCCACTGTTTGTTTTTCCACATCACGCAATGGGCTGTAAGGTGGTAGCCAAGGACAGCGCATTAAACCTGATCGAGATCGATCATCTCAACCAATTGACCAATGGCTTGCCTCAGCAAGGTGTTCGTTTTCAGCATGCGCAATGGGCGCTGTTTGAAGCATTGGACAGTTTTCATATTGATCTCGATTTACGCACTACGCAGACTTTTTCGACTATTTCTGTCGGCTTTGACGGCGCGCTCGGACGGTCCCTCTATTTTCCAGTTAGCGTCACGGTCCACGGTTCACAGAATGAGCAAGACTGGAAAGTACTAGGTCAATTACAACCCAGTCAACCGACCGGGCGCTGGGCACTTTCAAGTGCAGAACACACCTATCGATTTCTTCGTTTCAGTGTCGACAACCGGCAAACCATTTACTCCTTCGAAGACGCCCGCGACATCATCCCGCCGCTTTACGTCGATGAAATAACCGTCACCTGA